The Polyangium mundeleinium genome contains the following window.
GAGGCAGGCTCACGCTCGCGGTCGAGGAACGGCTTCGGCGGCGGGGTCTCGACGCCGTCGATCGTGTCCCCGCAGCAGCGGAAGCCTACCTGGTAAAACGCGAACTTCGGGCCGTGCGTCTTCGTCGTGAGCCGACAGGTGTTGCGCACCGGGCCCCAGTAGCCGCCGTTCAGCGTCGAGGGCTGGTTCGTCTCGGGATCGTCGGCGAGGTTGTCCGTCCACTCGTCGACATTGCCGGATAGGTCGTACGCGCCGAACGCGCTGATGCACGCGGGATGCGAGCCGATCGGATCGGCCTGCCAGAGCCGCGCGATCTCGGCCTCGCGGGTGCGCTCGTCGACCATCGCGTTCACGTCGAAGGGGATGGCCGCACGATCGACGTTGCACGGGCTCGGCTGGCGCACGAAGCCCCATGGATACGGCAGCCGCTTCGGCCCCTCGCACGCGAGGATCCACTCGGAGCGGCGGCACAGCCGTTTGCCCACCGACTGACAAAGTTCTTTGGCCTCAAACCAGTTCACATAGACGCGCGGGCTCTCACCGACGCGGTTCGGCCACTCGTGACGATCGATGCAGTACCTGCGTGGATCGGGCTCGCCGCGGCACGGCACCCCGCGGACGTACTCGGCGCAGCCGTGGCCGAGCTCGCTCGATCGACGGCCGCAGCGGTACGCGAGCTTGGGGCAGAAGTCGCCCTCGACGAGCGCCATGTCGGGCGGGCAAGCGGCGCGTACGGCAGGGTCTTCGGAGAAACGATCGGCCGGCGTGAACAAGGGCGCCGCAGAAGTCGCGGGTTCGTCGGGTTCGCGGGGGAGCCGCGCTTCGGGGGAAGGCAGCGCGGGCGCGGGCGCGACGCGCGCGGCCGCGCGGAAGGACACGGCCGAGGTACGTGCGAACAAAGCGAGTCCGCCGACCACGAGGCCGACGCCCACCGAGATCATCACGCTCCTCGTCGTCGTACCCACGAGCTCCGCAGGGCTTCTCGATCGTCGCCCGTCATGCAAGTAGAACCGAGGAACCGCGAGGGGGAAAATTTTCGAGCGAGCAGGCGCGGCGCATCCATCGCGTGCCGTTGAAACGAGGGGGTGCCCACGGAAGGGGTTGGTCCTCGTGCGTCGGTCGGAGAGCCGGGAAGCCGTGGACAACACGGGAGCCCGAGCACGATGAGCGTGCTAGGTGTCGCGGGTCCATGGATCGCCTGGTCATACGCGGCGCTCGCCAGCACAACCTCAAGGACGTCAGCCTCTCCCTCCCGCGAGATCGCTTGGTCGTCATCACCGGCCCGAGCGGCTCGGGGAAGTCGTCGCTCGCGTTCGACACGATCTACGCCGAGGGACAAAGGCGGTACGTCGAGTCCCTCTCGGCGTACGCGCGCCAGTTCCTCGAACAGCTCGCCAAGCCAGACGTCGAGTCGATCGAGGGGCTCTCGCCCGCGATCGCCATCGAGCAACGCGCGCTCGCGAAGAGCCCACGCTCCACGGTCGGGACCGTCACGGAAATCTCGGACTACCTGCGCCTGCTCTTCGCGCGCGTGGGCACGCCGCACTGCCCGAGCTGTGGCGCGCGGATCGAGGCGCAGACGGTGCAGCAGATCGTCGACCGCATCCTCGGCCTCGGCGAAGGCGCGCGCGTCACCGTGCTCGCCCCGATCGCCCGCGCCCGCCGCGGCGAGCTCAAGCTGGAGCTCGATCGCCTCCGCCGCGAAGGCTTCGTTCGCGCGCGGATCGATGGAGAGGTCGTCGATCTCGGCGACGAAATCGTCCTCGATCGGACGAAGGCGCACGACCTCGACGTGGTGATCGACCGCATCGTGGTGAAGGAGGGCGTGAAGGGCCGGGTCACAGACTCGGTCGAGCTCGCGTTGAAGCTCGGCGAAGGGCGGCTGCTCGCGGATCCGTCGACCGAGCGATCCCGCGCCGAGCCGATCTGGATGAGCGAGCGCTTTGCCTGCATCGCCTGCGGCATCTCGCTGCCGCCGATCGAGCCGCGGATGTTCTCGTTCAACGGGCCGCACGGCGCCTGCCCTGCATGCGACGGCATCGGCTTCCGCACGCGGATCGATCCGGAGCGCGTTGTGCCGGATCCGAAGCGCACGCTGCGCGAGGGGGCGATCGTCGCGTGGGGGCGGCGCGGCTCGCTCGCGCTCTCGACGGAGACCGAGCGGGCGGTGAGCTCGCTCGGCGTGAACCCGGACGTGCCGTTCCGCGATCTCTCGGAGGCCGATCGCAAGGCGCTCCTCTTCGGGGCGGAGGCGACCGCGGCGAAGGGGCGGAAGAAGGCGAAGGAGGGCTACGAGGGGATCGTACCGCGGCTCGAGCGGCAGCTCGAACAGGGCGAGGGCGTCATCTCCGGCGAGGACGACGACGATCTCGACGACGACATCGCGGGCTCCGAGGACATCGGTCGGTACGCGGTCACGCGCGTGTGCGACGTCTGCAAGGGCAAGCGCCTGCGGGCCGAGGCGCTCGCGGTGAAGATCGCCGACAAGAACATCGCGGACATCGGCACGATGGCCCTGCGCACGGTGCGCTCGTTCCTGGAGACGATCGCGCACAAGGACGGGCCGCTGCAGCCGCGAGAGCGGGCGATCGCCGAGCCGCTCTTGCGCGCGGTGATCGCGCGGCTCGGCTTCCTCATCGACGTGGGCATCGACTACCTCACGCTCGATCGATCCGCGCAGACGCTCTCCGGCGGCGAGGGACAACGCATCCGGCTGGCGACGCAGATCGGCGCGGCGCTCGTGGGCGTGCTGTACGTGCTCGACGAGCCGAGCGTGGGCCTGCACGCGAGGGACAACGCGCGGCTGCTCGAAGCGCTGCGCCGGCTCGTGGATCTTGGCAACAGCGTGGTCGTGGTCGAGCACGACAGGGACGCGATCCTCGCAGCCGATCACGTGGTCGACATGGGGCCGGGGGCTGGCTTGCACGGCGGCAAGGTCGTGGCCGAGGGGACGCCGGCGGAGATCGCGAAGAACCCGGCGTCGGTCACCGGGCCCTGGCTCTCGGGCGACAAACACCTGCCGATCCCGACGAAACGACGCAAGGGCGACGGGCGCGTGATCAAGCTCGTCGGCGCGCGCGCGCACAACCTCACGGGCGTCAACGTGGAGATCCCGGTCGGCGTGCTCTGCGCGGTCACGGGCGTCTCCGGCTCGGGCAAGTCGAGCCTCATCGTGGACACGCTCCTGCCTGCGGCGCGCGCCGCGCTCTACCGCACGAGCGCGCCGATCGGCGAGTGCGACGGCATCGAGGGCCTCTCGCACATCGACAAGGTCATCTCCATCGATCAGGCGCCCATCGGGCGGACGCCTCGGTCGAACCCGGCCACGTACACCGGCGTCTTCAGCTTGCTGCGCGAGATCTACGCGGGTTTGCCCGAGTCACGCGCGCGCGGCTACAAGGCGGGACGCTTCTCGTTCAACGTGAAGGGCGGGCGCTGCGAGTCGTGTCAAGGCGATGGCGTTCTCCGCG
Protein-coding sequences here:
- a CDS encoding formylglycine-generating enzyme family protein, producing the protein MISVGVGLVVGGLALFARTSAVSFRAAARVAPAPALPSPEARLPREPDEPATSAAPLFTPADRFSEDPAVRAACPPDMALVEGDFCPKLAYRCGRRSSELGHGCAEYVRGVPCRGEPDPRRYCIDRHEWPNRVGESPRVYVNWFEAKELCQSVGKRLCRRSEWILACEGPKRLPYPWGFVRQPSPCNVDRAAIPFDVNAMVDERTREAEIARLWQADPIGSHPACISAFGAYDLSGNVDEWTDNLADDPETNQPSTLNGGYWGPVRNTCRLTTKTHGPKFAFYQVGFRCCGDTIDGVETPPPKPFLDREREPASPGDRAAHEDG
- the uvrA gene encoding excinuclease ABC subunit UvrA, with amino-acid sequence MDRLVIRGARQHNLKDVSLSLPRDRLVVITGPSGSGKSSLAFDTIYAEGQRRYVESLSAYARQFLEQLAKPDVESIEGLSPAIAIEQRALAKSPRSTVGTVTEISDYLRLLFARVGTPHCPSCGARIEAQTVQQIVDRILGLGEGARVTVLAPIARARRGELKLELDRLRREGFVRARIDGEVVDLGDEIVLDRTKAHDLDVVIDRIVVKEGVKGRVTDSVELALKLGEGRLLADPSTERSRAEPIWMSERFACIACGISLPPIEPRMFSFNGPHGACPACDGIGFRTRIDPERVVPDPKRTLREGAIVAWGRRGSLALSTETERAVSSLGVNPDVPFRDLSEADRKALLFGAEATAAKGRKKAKEGYEGIVPRLERQLEQGEGVISGEDDDDLDDDIAGSEDIGRYAVTRVCDVCKGKRLRAEALAVKIADKNIADIGTMALRTVRSFLETIAHKDGPLQPRERAIAEPLLRAVIARLGFLIDVGIDYLTLDRSAQTLSGGEGQRIRLATQIGAALVGVLYVLDEPSVGLHARDNARLLEALRRLVDLGNSVVVVEHDRDAILAADHVVDMGPGAGLHGGKVVAEGTPAEIAKNPASVTGPWLSGDKHLPIPTKRRKGDGRVIKLVGARAHNLTGVNVEIPVGVLCAVTGVSGSGKSSLIVDTLLPAARAALYRTSAPIGECDGIEGLSHIDKVISIDQAPIGRTPRSNPATYTGVFSLLREIYAGLPESRARGYKAGRFSFNVKGGRCESCQGDGVLRVEMHFLPDVFVTCETCGGKRYNRETLEVLYRGMSIADALELTVDQAIEQFEAIPRVRERLLALARVGLGYIRLGQPATTISGGEAQRVKLARELARKATGRTLYVLDEPTTGLHFSDIEVLIGALSSLRDAGNTVVVIEHNLDVVACSDWVIDMGPEGGERGGFVVACGPPEHVAGVPESHTGRYLREVLEVGRKRPGKRAK